One Pseudorasbora parva isolate DD20220531a chromosome 8, ASM2467924v1, whole genome shotgun sequence DNA window includes the following coding sequences:
- the ppm1da gene encoding protein phosphatase, Mg2+/Mn2+ dependent, 1Da, which yields MSDQNMDGIFSSRASIYYDQGGRKYMEDLVTMKQEDEPSEDELDAAERGEIAALAKDQNHDASIQDSIPGSITVTYVQDDEPSSTLQQASMPSSFSSKNTRGPRAVAMFAVFDGHGGPDAARFARDHLWNHIKKQRGFWSKDDDEVCAALRKGFISCHHAMWKKLPEWPKTVTGLPSTSGTTASIVVIRRDRMFVAHVGDSAVVLGVQDDPSDEFIRAVEITQDHKPDLPKERERIEGLGGSVIKKSGVNRVVWKRPRLTHNGPVRRSTVIDQIPFLAVARALGDLWSYDFYSGEFVVSPEPDTAVIKLDLKQHRYIILGSDGLWNMVSPQEAVSICQDNDNAKAKNQKDNVSNAVLLVNHALLRWRQRMLRADNTSAIVISLEPFGTSSECLPPYEIVYNLQGPKCGSVPESCTDSLPTQVPDTQHIPETKNGSCDTSTIFESSPESLTNYEDLPCNDSLENEANCDRVPTGKRVLEDSSLPVLKKPRQSLSQSPLKESSCTSSQTQSIQSSARSDGGDNGQKQSENVQTLLQQHGKTTVWVC from the exons ATGTCCGATCAAAACATGGATGGGATATTTTCATCTCGAGCTAGTATTTATTATGATCAAGGCGGTAGGAAATACATGGAGGACTTGGTCACGATGAAGCAGGAGGATGAGCCGAGTGAGGATGAACTGGACGCCGCCGAACGTGGCGAGATCGCGGCATTAGCAAAAGACCAAAACCACGACGCTTCAATCCAAGACTCCATCCCTGGATCTATCACTGTTACCTATGTTCAAGATGATGAGCCTAGCTCTACTCTTCAGCAGGCGTCGATGCCCTCGTCTTTCTCGTCCAAAAACACCCGTGGTCCCCGGGCTGTGGCTATGTTCGCGGTTTTCGACGGACACGGGGGTCCGGACGCCGCGCGCTTTGCTCGCGACCATTTGTGGAACCACATCAAAAAACAAAGAGGCTTTTGGTCCAAAGACGACGACGAGGTGTGCGCAGCTTTGCGAAAGGGATTCATCTCTTGTCACCATGCTATGTGGAAGAAATTAC CGGAATGGCCAAAGACGGTTACAGGACTTCCTAGCACATCAGGCACAACTGCAAGTATCGTCGTAATACGACGCGACCGTATGTTTGTTGCCCACGTTGGGGACTCAGCAGTAGTGTTGGGGGTGCAGGATGACCCCTCTGACGAGTTCATTAGAGCGGTGGAAATTACGCAGGACCACAAACCTGACCTCCcaaaagaaagggagagaatAGAGGGGCTTGGTGGCAG TGTCATTAAAAAGTCTGGAGTCAATAGGGTCGTGTGGAAGAGACCCAGACTCACCCACAATGGGCCAGTGAGAAGGAGCACCGTCATCGATCAGATCCCATTTTTGGCTGTGGCTCGAGCTCTTG GTGATCTGTGGAGTTACGACTTCTACAGCGGAGAGTTTGTAGTGTCACCAGAGCCTGATACTGCTGTTATCAAGCTAGATTTGAAGCAGCACCGTTACATCATTTTAGGCAGTGATGGGTTATGGAACATGGTATCGCCTCAGGAGGCTGTGTCTATTTGTCAGGACAATGACAATGCCAAG GCGAAGAACCAAAAGGATAATGTTTCAAATGCCGTTCTGCTTGTGAACCATGCCTTACTGAGATGGCGTCAACGCATGCTCCGTGCTGATAATACTAGTGCCATTGTTATCAGTTTGGAGCCGTTCGGGACATCCAGTGAGTGCTTGCCACCTTATGAGATTGTGTATAATCTACAGGGACCAAAGTGTGGCTCCGTTCCCGAATCTTGCACTGACTCTTTGCCGACTCAG gtTCCTGACACTCAGCACATCCCAGAGACGAAAAATGGCAGCTGTGATACAAGCACGATATTTGAATCATCTCCTGAAAGCCTTACAAACTATGAGGACCTGCCTTGTAATGACTCACTGGAAAATGAGGCCAATTGTGATAGAGTGCCTACAGGCAAACGGGTGCTAGAGGATTCCTCATTGCCTGTGCTGAAGAAACCCCGTCAAAGCTTGTCCCAGTCCCCTCTTAAAGAGTCCTCATGTACATCCTCTCAGACACAGAGCATACAGTCCTCTGCGAGGAGCGATGGGGGAGACAATGGTCAGAAACAGTCTGAAAATGTCCAGACACTGCTTCAGCAACATGGGAAGACTACTGTATGGGTTTGCTGA